One genomic segment of Ricinus communis isolate WT05 ecotype wild-type chromosome 3, ASM1957865v1, whole genome shotgun sequence includes these proteins:
- the LOC8275676 gene encoding uncharacterized protein LOC8275676: protein MEPSPTPLLTKKLCNMIRIAFFTVQKGVSKSKFMVDLHLMMKRGKILKKAMNDLMLEHQASLSCRSDNMDMSFVSPMSCRSHDVHLSFVSPHEYEFSCSSSCSSYRPYNPRLHSNRRRSTRHYLRKHQVSYQRTTPYIWADDDMASEGSGGESQGFGWSPLVRQVRITDSPFTVRDGGDNEDSMKVDMEAEKFIDRFYRELRLQKWMAAHEAADNYGWRA, encoded by the coding sequence ATGGAACCAAGTCCGACACCATTGTTAACCAAGAAACTATGTAACATGATACGCATAGCTTTCTTCACAGTTCAAAAAGGTGTTTCCAAGAGTAAGTTCATGGTTGATCTTCACCTCATGATGAAACGAGGCAAGATCTTAAAAAAAGCCATGAACGACCTCATGCTCGAACACCAAGCCTCTCTGAGTTGTCGGTCAGACAACATGGACATGTCATTTGTGTCCCCAATGAGTTGTCGGTCACATGACGTGCATCTGTCGTTTGTATCACCCCATGAGTACGAGTTCAGCTGCAGTAGCAGCTGTTCGAGCTACAGACCCTATAACCCACGTCTCCACTCCAACAGACGCAGAAGTACTAGACATTATTTGCGGAAACACCAAGTGAGCTACCAGCGGACGACGCCATACATATGGGCCGATGATGATATGGCGTCAGAGGGTAGTGGCGGCGAGAGTCAGGGGTTCGGGTGGAGCCCACTAGTGAGACAGGTGAGGATAACAGACTCACCATTCACAGTGAGGGACGGTGGTGATAATGAAGATAGCATGAAGGTAGATATGGAGGCAGAGAAATTTATAGATAGGTTTTATAGAGAATTGAGGTTGCAGAAATGGATGGCTGCACATGAAGCAGCAGACAACTATGGCTGGCGAGCATGA